The genomic interval GCTGGTATTGAAAAGCGTCTCTTTGAAGGTGATGTGAAATATGGAAAAATGCCGAAGTACTCCCTCAACGATCTAGATAACGAGCTCTTCAAGTATGTCTTTGACTTTGAGTTTACTTCTTCATATCCTAACAACTCAATCTTCCCATGATTTTCCAAGTTTTCTTTCTGCAGATCACTAGACATATCTTTGTAATAATGTCTCTGCTTTTTATTCATCCTAACTGCAGTTCTTTCAATTACAGCAATGAAAActgaattaaattttttaaatacttgtgtATGTACAATATGCATATTTTTCTAGAGTTGCTGGTGAAATATTTGCTGTGAGCATTGCCCAAGGAGGACCAGCCCCACGGTTTATGCAGGAGTGGTGCTATGAATATCTTGTTACTGGTAACATTAAAAAGGATGGTGTGCATGACACAGAGTTATCACCACTGATCAAAATGGTAGGTTAACAAATTTTATATATAACCCTCTAAATTAGCAGATACTAAGCtgctaacatttttttttatcaatatgtAGATTGAAGATGCATCTGACCTATCCACCATCACAAATGAAATCCTGGATTGTGGCTACACTGGACCGATCAACATTGACCACAAGGAAAGCATATTAAGGTTGATTTGTCACATATGATACAGATTAACTCAAGCACTATTATTGTCACATTTTCACActtagatatatagatatatagatatagatatatgtaAACTCATAGACTACTATTAGTCAGTTAATGTAGAATAGTATACGGAATCAACTAGGGATGCATGATAAATCGTATCTTGTCAGTAAAACCGGATCCTTGATTAGTAATAAATCGCGATCAGatgctttcagatggagtgagatttactacacagagccgtggTTTACAGACAGGCGGGGAAATATCGCATTCATAATCGCAGGCGATGTACGCGAGCAGTGATGGGCAGTAACGTGTtagaagtaacgcgttactgtaatctGATTCACCTCAAATCTAAGCAAACACCTAGCAAGCCGGCACAGGAATGTGAAAttactgaaaaaaatcctgaatccccagctgacatgaccgctgcggctccatctcatacacgttcacgcgaaatctgatgtaaacaacagactataaaTCTcttatttcatggattatacgcatttgtggacaaaaattgtCATTTGATGAACTCTGTTAGACTGCTTtaatgggttattcacacatctgaaacagactggattcggcTCACAATCGTAATATTAACACCaaggtaagaagtcccgtttatattctgcatgttgtcatctggacttctgtaacaaaatactacatttatgatgctagagcatctgtatctcaaaacagagaccatacactgatgcttaacccgtagaccttttaaacgatgtatagtaatgttaatttaatattattaaattaatgtttgtagacagtaggctatatagatttTGTTAGCTGCGTTTAAAAAAACAACGTCATTACACCCACGAATTAGTGTGCGTCGAGAGGTTAAAACAGATAATGtttcatttgattcaattttagatgatggaatatgcagaaagAATAGAATTAGGCTGAAAGGTCTtcgcccggttgcataaagcaccttaagtttttccCTTAAGTTTGACAAAGGGTAAATTCCCCACTACTGTAAGataataatttaaaggtgttgcatacagtataatccCTTAAATAATTCTCTTAGGTAAGGGTAATCGTTAAATGTTTCACGACAGTGACCcaggtttgttgttataaaatactattgttgccatggagatgtaacagaaaaaaaaatttgtaacaCCCTTAAGCTTAAATGAAACAAGGGTGAACTTAAAGTAACGGGATTACTTTCTTAAGGAAGtaatcagtaactaattactatttCCAAGTAACTTGACCAACACTGACGGCGAGTATGAATGCGATATTTCCCCGCTTGAACCATGGCTCTGTGTAGTATATGCCGcttcatctgaaagcagctgatggtgatTTATTACTCATCAAGGAAcaggctttactgacgagatgcgcgtgacaatcgcatgcgatttatcatgcagccctacAACTAATTATGTAATAAGCTTTGTACAACACTTAAGCAAATTAGTTTAAGCTAATGTAGTGTTTTTCCTTGGCATTGTTCATATTTCTTAAGTTTTCATTATTTGAACATTCCAgttacacattttttgttttgtcagGTCTATTTCTCTACATATTACTACAAAACGCATCCCAATGCTACAACAACTTCGTGAAGGCCTAGAGGTGTACGATCTTATCAAAGTCATGCAGAGAAAACCAAAAGAATGTCATGATCTTTTTGTTATAGGACATGATGACAAAGTACGTAGCAATACTGTTTTGAGCAATACTGTTTTGagcatttatgtttgttttaaattattagAATGTGgtatagtattatttttgttgtttaggTTGACTCCCATTACATTTTATCCCACCTGGCTCCAGAGATGAGTCCAACTGGTTCCAGTAAACAAGTGGCTGAGGCAAAAATCATGGAATTC from Misgurnus anguillicaudatus chromosome 16, ASM2758022v2, whole genome shotgun sequence carries:
- the LOC141350042 gene encoding G2/M phase-specific E3 ubiquitin-protein ligase is translated as MVERGLKLWKRQKLGSPINPLKITFLGEPGVDTGALRKEFLSTMVAGIEKRLFEGDVKYGKMPKYSLNDLDNELFKVAGEIFAVSIAQGGPAPRFMQEWCYEYLVTGNIKKDGVHDTELSPLIKMIEDASDLSTITNEILDCGYTGPINIDHKESILRSISLHITTKRIPMLQQLREGLEVYDLIKVMQRKPKECHDLFVIGHDDKVDSHYILSHLAPEMSPTGSSKQVAEAKIMEFFQDFLLELEDTQPEDGVAGGTLSVPNIMQWMTGQAHMHLLVAERQKFKIVVKFDHCCLQRMPNHKVCYPLVSACTNTLTLPVVHMADYESFKTVLQTAVTYGASFDRV